DNA from Pseudomonas putida:
GGTCCGGTCGATCACTGCCAGGCTCAGCTCACCAGTACCGTTGGGTGCATCCCAGGCTACGCACTGGAAAGGTTCGAAGGCGTGGTCGGCAATCAGCAGTGCTTCGTTGACACGGAGCGGGGCATTCATGGTTCGGTCTCTCTATGGTCCCAAACATCGAAGTGAAGTCCGCGTTGCTTCAAAGTCGCCTCAATGATCGCGAAGTGCAGCGCGGGGTTATGTGTACTGATGCTCGTTGTCCGGGACAAGTCACACATTGGTTGTAAATTTTTTTGTCAGAGGCATATTCGTTGTTGCCTGCGCCGCCATGTGATGTCGATAAAGTGCGAAAATTCCCGGGGCACTTTGTAAAAAAATGCGTCCGCAGACAAACGGTAGTGGGCACTGTCAACTTCGTTGCTACTGTTAAACGGGCGCCACAACTTGCTGTTTTACTTCAAAAAACCAAAAACTGGCGCCAAGGATCGGTCATGCAGCAGCCTGCCGCTCAACGCCGTTTGCTAATCGTCGACCCCTGCGACGACTGCCACCGCTTATTGCCTGGCCTGCGCAACGCAGGCTGGGATGTGGACAGCTGTATGCTCGGGGCCGCGCTGGACCATCCCTGCGATGTAGGCCTGCTGCGCTTGCAGGCCACGCACCTGAGGCATCCGGATGCGGTCAAGGACATGATCAAGCGCAGCAACACCGAATGGATTGCCGTGCTCAGCGCCGAACAGCTGCGCATGCCGGCGTTCGGTGATTTTGTTTGTGAGTGGTTTTTCGACTTCCACACCTTGCCGTTCGACGTCTCCCGCGTGCAGGTGACCCTGGGCCGCGCCTTCGGCATGGCCCGTTTGCGCGGCAAGGGGGCGGTCAAGGTCGATGAGGCGACCCACGAGTTGCTCGGCGAAAGCCGGCCGATCCGTGAGCTGCGCAAGTTGCTGGGCAAACTGGCGCCCACCGAATCGCCCGTGCTGATCCGTGGTGAGAGCGGCACCGGCAAGGAACTGGTGGCACGCACCCTGCACCGTCAGTCGCAACGCAGCGAGCAGCCGTTCATCGCCATCAACTGTGGGGCGATCCCCGAGCATCTGATCCAGTCCGAACTGTTCGGCCATGAAAAGGGCGCATTCACCGGGGCGCATCAGCGCAAGGCCGGGCGCATCGAAGCGGCCCATGGTGGCACGCTGTTTCTCGATGAAATCGGTGACCTGCCGCTGGAGTTGCAGGCCAACCTGCTGCGTTTTCTGCAGGAGAAGCACATCGAGCGGGTGGGCGGCAGCCAGCCGATCCCAGTGGATGTGCGAGTGTTGGCGGCCACCCATGTGGACCTGGAGCGGGCCATCGAGCAAGGGCGTTTTCGCGAAGACTTGTATTACCGCCTGAACGTGCTGCAGGTGGTGACCGCGCCGTTGCGCGACCGGCATGGTGACCTGTCCATGCTGGCAAGCCACTTTGCCCATTTCTACAGCCTGGAAACCGGGCGCCGGCCGCGTTCGTTCAGCGACCATGCCCTGGCCGCGATGGGCCGGCATGACTGGCCGGGCAATGTGCGCGAGCTGGCCAACCGCGTGCGTCGCGGGCTGGTGCTGGCCGAAGGACGGCAGATCGAGGCGCAGGACTTGGGTTTGCAGCTACTCGACCAGGAGCAACAGCCGCTGGGCACGCTGGAGGAGTACAAGCAACGCGCCGAGCGCCAGGCGCTGTGCGATGTGCTTAACCGGCACAGTGACAACCTGAGTGTGGCGGCGAAGGTGCTGGGTATCTCGCGGCCGACTTTTTATCGCTTGCTGCACAAGCATCAGATTCGTTGATTCCCCTTGTAGGTTTGACGTGGCATCTGCCAGGCGGCGAAGATGTCACGCCGAGCTTCACAATTCTTAACAAAGTATCAAATGAGACAAAATTGACTCATTTTGTCTTCGCTCATATCATTCGGGCCGTTTTTCCATTTGAAGCTCGGGTGAATCATGAGCAACTTGCGTGCAATAGGAATGGCCAGCTGCCTGGCGGCGGCAGTCGCGCTGGCCGGCTGCGGCGAAGCTGAAGCGCCGCCGTCTGCGGCCCACAGTGCCTTTCCGGTCCAGACCGTCACGGTCGCCAGCGAACCCCTGACCTTGGCGGCAACGCTGCCGGGCCGGGTCGAACCCATGCGGGTGGCCGAGGTTCGCGCCCGAGTGGCCGGCATCGTCCTGCACAAGCGCTTCGAAGAAGGCGCCGACGTAAAAGCCGGCGATGTGCTGTTCCAGATAGACCCGGCACCCTTCAAGGCCGCGCTGGCACGCGCCGAGGCCGACCTGGCCAGGGCCCAGTCGGTCATGTTCGAAGCCCAGGCGCGGGTACGCCGCTACGAACCGCTGGTGAAGATCGAGGCAGTCAGCCAGCAGGACTTCGACACCGCCAGCGCCGACCTGCGCAGCGGCCAGGCCGCTGTGCGTTCGGCCCAGGCCGATGTCGAGACCGCGCGCCTGAACCTGGGCTACGCCACGGTCAAGGCGCCGATCTCTGGCCGTATCGGCCGTGCACTGGTCACCGAAGGTGCGCTGGTGGGGCAGGGCGACGCCACGCTGATGGCGCGCATCCAGCAACTCGATCCGATTTACGTCGACTTTACCCAGTCCGCCGCCGACGCGCTGCGCCTGCGCCAGGCGCTGAAGGAGGGTGCGCTGGCAGCCGGTGATCAGCAGGCCCTGACCGCCCAGGTGGAAGGCACCGACTACGAGCGCCAGGGGGCGCTGATGTTCACCGACGTCGCGGTCGACCGCGGCACCGGCCAGGTCACCTTGCGCGGCCGCTTCGACAACGCCGACGGCATCCTGCTGCCGGGCATGTATGTGCGCGTGCGCACCCCGCAAGGCACCGATAACCAGGCCATCCTTGTGCCGCAGCGCGCCATCCAGCGCGGCAGCGACGGCGAGGCGCGGGTCATGCTGGTGGGCATCGGTGGGGTTGCCGAGGCGCGCAGTGTGCGCACCGGTGCCATGCACGGTGCCCGCTGGCAAGTCACCGAGGGCTTGCGCCCAGGTGACCAGGTGATCGTCGGCAGCCCTGCCGGGCTGGCTGCGGGCATGCCAGTGGTGACTGCCCCGGCGCAACAAGCCGCAGCACGCTGAGGCGAGGGTAACGAGATGTCCAAGTTCTTCATCAAACGGCCGAACTTCGCCTGGGTCGTGGCGCTGTTCATTTCCCTGGCGGGGTTGCTGGTCATACCTACGCTGCCGGTGGCCCAGTACCCTAACGTAGCGCCACCACAAATCACCATCACCGCTACCTACCCAGGGGCTTCGGCCAAGGTGCTGGTGGACTCGGTTACCAGCATCATCGAAGAGTCGCTCAACGGCGCCAAGAACCTGCTGTATTTCGAGTCGACCAACAACTCCAACGGCATGGCCGAAGTGGTGGTCACCTTCGAGCCGGGTACCGACCCGGAACTGGCCCAGGTGGATGTGCAGAACCGCCTGAAAAAGGCCGAAGCACGCATGCCGCAGGCGGTGATCACCCAAGGCATCCAGGTCGAGCAGACCAGTGCCGGCTTCCTGCTGATCTACGCCCTCAGCTACAAGGAGGGCGCAGGCCAGGCCGATACCACGGCGCTGGGCGACTACGCCGCGCGCAACATCAACAATGAGCTGCGCCGGGTCCCGGGCGTGGGCAAGTTGCAGTTCTTCTCGTCGGAAGCCGCCATGCGCGTGTGGGTCGACCCACAGAAACTGGTGGGCTATGGGCTGTCGATCGATGACGTGAGCAATGCCATCCGTGGGCAGAACGTGCAGGTGCCGGCCGGCAGCT
Protein-coding regions in this window:
- a CDS encoding sigma 54-interacting transcriptional regulator, with translation MQQPAAQRRLLIVDPCDDCHRLLPGLRNAGWDVDSCMLGAALDHPCDVGLLRLQATHLRHPDAVKDMIKRSNTEWIAVLSAEQLRMPAFGDFVCEWFFDFHTLPFDVSRVQVTLGRAFGMARLRGKGAVKVDEATHELLGESRPIRELRKLLGKLAPTESPVLIRGESGTGKELVARTLHRQSQRSEQPFIAINCGAIPEHLIQSELFGHEKGAFTGAHQRKAGRIEAAHGGTLFLDEIGDLPLELQANLLRFLQEKHIERVGGSQPIPVDVRVLAATHVDLERAIEQGRFREDLYYRLNVLQVVTAPLRDRHGDLSMLASHFAHFYSLETGRRPRSFSDHALAAMGRHDWPGNVRELANRVRRGLVLAEGRQIEAQDLGLQLLDQEQQPLGTLEEYKQRAERQALCDVLNRHSDNLSVAAKVLGISRPTFYRLLHKHQIR
- a CDS encoding MexC family multidrug efflux RND transporter periplasmic adaptor subunit, which translates into the protein MSNLRAIGMASCLAAAVALAGCGEAEAPPSAAHSAFPVQTVTVASEPLTLAATLPGRVEPMRVAEVRARVAGIVLHKRFEEGADVKAGDVLFQIDPAPFKAALARAEADLARAQSVMFEAQARVRRYEPLVKIEAVSQQDFDTASADLRSGQAAVRSAQADVETARLNLGYATVKAPISGRIGRALVTEGALVGQGDATLMARIQQLDPIYVDFTQSAADALRLRQALKEGALAAGDQQALTAQVEGTDYERQGALMFTDVAVDRGTGQVTLRGRFDNADGILLPGMYVRVRTPQGTDNQAILVPQRAIQRGSDGEARVMLVGIGGVAEARSVRTGAMHGARWQVTEGLRPGDQVIVGSPAGLAAGMPVVTAPAQQAAAR